The window CCTACAGTTCGGGGACGTCCGACGGCATATCGAAGTCGTGGTAGTACTCGCCCTTCTCCTTCGAGAGGACGTCGAGGACGGCGGCCGCGCCGTCGCCGGCGGCGATGACGGCCTGCCACTTCTCGGCGCGACCCATCGCGCCGGTCGCGTAGACGTCCTCGACCGACGTCTCCATATCGAGATTCACGTCGACGACGTCCTCGTCGGTGAAGTCGCAGCCGAGACCCTCCGCGAGGCTCCGGTCGCCGCCGGTCGCGAGGACGACGTACGACGCGGTGTACTCGTCGTCGGCCGTCGAGACGTCGAACCCGTCGTCGGTCTCCTCGACGTCCGTGACCGCCTCCTCGACGAGCGTCGCGCCGCGGTCGCGGGCCTGTCCGCGGGTGACAGTGAGGAACTCGTCGCCGCTGATGCTCCGCACGGCGGGGTAGTTGAACAGGTGCGCCTTGTGCATCCACGACTCGTCGGTGTCGAAGACGACGGTTTCGAGGTCGTTCTTGGCGGCGTACAGTGCGGCGCTCAGGCCGGCGGGTCCCCCGCCGACGACAGCTACGTCTACCATACCTCAGTGCAATCACCGCGCGTTAATACACTTTACCATCTGGTAAAACAGGTCGTTCCGCCCGAACTACAACACGAACGGACCGCGCTGGCGGATCGGCTCGCCGTGCGGTTGCCCCGCGACGGCGACGACTCGCCAGTCGTCGGCGTCGTCGCCGCGGGGGTCGTCCCCACCGTCGCCGCGTGAACCCCCGGCAGCGTCGCCGCGGGAATCGCCCCCACCGTCGCCGCGGAGTTCGACGGGTGCGTCGTCGGTTATCGCCAGCACGTCGCCCTCGCCGAGCGGTTCCGCCGAATCGAACCCCGCGCCGGCGCCCTCGGAGCCGACCGCGACCGTGCCCGAGCCGGAGACGCCGTAGAGGAACCCCGACCAGCCCTCGGGCCGGGTCCACGTCCAGTCGCCGTCGACGGTGACGTCCAGGTACTCCATCGAGGTCCGAAGCGCGATCGGCGATCCCTCGCCGACGACGGTCGTGACCGTCGCGCCGTCGACGCGCTCGGTCGGCAGTTCCGCGGCGCTCGCGTCCTCGTAGTCGGGATCGACGTCCTTGGCCGCCCGCGGGAGGTTCACCCAGAGCTGGAGGCCCGTACAGGCTGCCCCGCCCGCCGGGAACTCCGAGTGGCGGATCCCCGCTCCGGCGGTGATCCGCATCGCCTCGCCCGCCTCCGCGGTGTTCGCGACGCCCAGGGAGTCCTCGTGTTCCATCCCGCCGTCGATCATGTACGAGACGATCTCGAACCCGCGGTGGGGATGCATCGGGAACCCCTGATCGGGGTCGATGTAGAACCGCTCGAATAGGACGAAGGGGTCCAGGTTCGAGGGATAGGCGTCCGTCGGGAACGCGCGGTTCGAGTGCACGCCCGTGCCGTGTCGGACGCGCTGTCCGGTGCGTACTCGTCCCGCCGCGTTCGACTCGTTCGGGGACATACCGACCGTTGGCTTACCGTCCGGTAAAGGCTGTCGGCACGGACGTCGTATCGGAGGGACGGCGAACGTGACATCGGAGATCGTGCGGTCGAAAGCCGTGACGCCGGCAGTCTAGGGATCGACGTCGTGGACGTCGATAAGGGCCCGAACGCGGCCGATCTACGGGGCGGCGTCGATCGACGGTCGACGGGTCTCGCGGAGCCGACCGGGATTTATCCTCGGCTGGCCTTCCCTCTCGCGTGCAACTGCCGTCGCGGCTCCGGCTTTCCGGAACGCCGTTCGGCGAGCGGGAGTTCTCGCGGCTGTGGTTCTTCGCCACGGTGACGTACGGCGTCGGCGACGTTATGACCACCATCGCGCTGATCGGCTTCAGCGATCGGGTCCGAGAGGCGAACCCGCTGATCCGGGCCGCCGTGGAAACGCTCGGCAACGCGGGGCTGGTCGGACTCAAACTGGCGGTGTTTCTGACGTTCATCCTCGTGAGCGTCGACGCCGCCCAGCGCGAGGGCCGGATCTTCTATTACTTGCCGCCGGTCGTGCTGACGGTTCTGGGAACGTTCACCACGGTGTACAACCTGCGGTTGCTGCTGGGGTGAGACGCTCGTCGACGCGCGACTGCTCGGCGCCCCCGTCGGAGACCGCGAGCGACCGCATCGACCGTCGGTCCCTCGTCGGCCACTGCCGATCCCTCGTCGCTGCCGCGCGAGGATCAGAAGTCGGACCGCCGAGCGGTTCGTTCGCGAACCCGAGGGACCGACGTCGAACACCACAGTTCATCGGGTTTATATTTTTGATTGTCAGATTACTACCTACACACCGGATGGCCCCCCACAACGCAGATCGGGATTCGGATGTCCGCATCGTCGAACGGCCGGTCATCACCAGCGCCACCGATCCCGTCTTCAGTCCGCCCTCGTCGCTCGAACCCGACACCCACGTGCTCCACCTCGATTGCGTGTTCTCCCCGCAGGCGCGCCTGCAGCACTGGTCCGAGACCGACGTCGACCGGCTCGCCGAGGTGGCGATCGTCCACACCGGGTACGCCGTCGACGACGCGACGGCCGTCGAAGCCGCCGGCGAGTCGCTGGGGATTCCCACGCGGTTCACGTACGTCGGCAACCCCGGCGACCTCTCGCAAATCGGGCTCGAACTCGTCAAGTTCTGCGATCGCACTCCAACTGATGACCCGACGATCGTCTACGTGGACTCGGTGTCGCTGCTGCTGCAGTACAGTTCGGTGGACGCCGTGGTCTCCTTTCTCGAGCGGTGTCTCGAGCTGTTCGAACAGCACGACGTCTCGGCCCGACTGTTTCTCACCCCGGCCGTCCACGACCCGGAGACGGTGGAACGACTCCGGTCGGTCGTCCCCGAGTAGCGTTTCCTCGCTCTCGCAGGGGACGCACTCTTTCACGGTCTCGTGAATTGATGGGGATCATCGTAGCAACCTATCGATTCGGTTTCAGCCGATCCGAAGACCGGGGCCAGCCGAGGTCTGTGGCTCCCCGGTCACCTCCGTTACTCCCTCTGACAAGCCCGAAGCCGAAGCCTCGGAAGCGTCGTTCCCCGGCGGCTTCCAACTACTTTTTGTACTTGAGACAACAAGTTAGTGCTGATGAGTATCGACCTGCTCCGACGGCAACCGTTCCCGTCGGAGTATCACCTCCTTTTGTTCACCGGTCTGAACGCGGCTGCGGCTGGCGGATACCTCCTGTACTCTCCGGAGCCGGTCCTCTGGGATCTCCTCGTCGTGCTCGTTCCGCTGGGCGTCTCACTCGGACTGGGGCTCTTCACGCTCCGTCTCAGACGGCGACAGCTCGAAACCGACCAGGTGAACCGGATCGTAAAGTGGGGCTGGGTCGGGACGGTGGCCGCCGCCGCGATCGCGGGGTGGATGATCGCGCTGCACCACGTCAACTCGGCTCCGATCGGCGGCGTGATCGATCAGACGCTGATCCTCATCAGCGTCGGTATCGGCGCCGGGGTCTTCGTCGGAAGGACCCGTGCCCGGACGCATCCGGCTCCCTCGCCGTCCCGACGGCGGTCTGCCGGCGGGCGGAGGCCCGTTCCCGATCGGGACCGCGTCCTCGCCGAGAACAGCTGGGTGACGCAACCGGGCGACGATCCGATTCTGGAGACGGTCGTCCAGACGCTGGCCGACGCCGACGGCGTCGATCCGCTCGAACTCGAACCGATCCACACCCACATCGATCCGGACCTCTTCGCACGCCTGCTGCAACAGGAGGACTCGGAGTGGCAACTGCTCTTTTACACCGACGAGTACGCGGTCCAGATCAGTAGCGTGGGTACGGTCACCGTGTACGAACGCGAATTATAATCGGTTCGGGGCGGAAAACCAACGGCCCGGCACTTCTGACGGTCTCTCTCGTCCCTTCGATGGCGACCGCGGGTGCGACGCGAAACGCTCTCCCGAGTCGCTCTCGGTCGCGTGGTCGCGCCGAGGCGGTCGGGACCACCGTGCAACCGCGGTCAGCAGAACACTTTTCTCCGAACGTGGACCACCGGTAGCTATGTCCCAGTTCCCCGGGTCCGACGCGTCGTCCCCCTACGACATCTCGACGGTCGATCTCACCGACGACCGCTACGAGGTCAAACAGTCGATGATCCGGAACAAGTACGTCGTCCGCGACGGCGCCGGTGACGTCGTCCTGCGCGGCAAGCAGAAGCTGTTCAAGATGAAAGAGGAGTTCCCCTTCGTCACCGGCGACGGCGCGGAGGCGTTCACGGTGAAGGCCGGCGGCATTCTGGACGTCGCCGGGAACTACGCCATCACGGACGCGGGCACCGGCGAGGAGGTCGTCGTTCTCGACGAGGACTTCTCGCTGTTCGTCGAGAACTGGACGATCCGCGACCCCGAGACGGGGGAGGCGCTCGCGACCATCCGCTCGAAGAACAAGCTCCTCTCGGCGCTCCGACACCTCGTCTCCGTCGCGAACCTCGTCCCGAACAAGTACGAGATCTTCGACGCCGCGGGCGACCACGTCGGCGACATCGAGGGGCAGTTCTCGCTGCGGGACACCTACACGGTCAGCATCGACGACGCCAGCAACGTCCCGAAGGAGGCCGTGATCGCCGCCGCGTGCATCCTCGACGCCCTCGAAAACCAGTGAGGTGAGATCCGGTGCAGTCGTCGGGCGCTCCGGTTGTGAGACGTGCGGCGACGCTGGCTCGCGTCCGATTCGGGGTTAGGAATCCTCCGGAACGTCGGCGCCGCACTCCTCGCAGTAGTCTGACTGCCACGGCACGGTGTCGATGATCGTCGAGTCGTTGCCGCAGTTCGGGCACTCTCGGGTCATTGGTCGGGCCTACGGGCGTCGTTGGATCGTACGAGAGGACGTGTCAAATAAGTTTCCTGAAAATTCCCGAGTGACGGACGGCGTAATTAGTTGACGTTCTCGCGTGCGTCTCCGGCCGGGACGCACGGCGTCCCGCGACCGACTACCACGACCCCGCTACGGCGCGTTGGTAGGCCCGCTCAGCCCGGTCGGCGACGGCATCCCAGTCGTACTGCTGGGCGCGGTTGAGGGGATCCGTCGGCGGTCGTCTCCCTCCCAAGGCGGCGTCGAGCGTCTCCGTGAGGGATTCGACCGTGGGATCGACGAGAAAGCCGGCGTCGCCGACGACTTCGTCGGCCGCGGAGTCGGGGTGGTCGGCCGCGATAACGGTGCAATCTGCGGCCATCGCCTCCGCGAAGGTGAGCCCGAAGCCCTCCCTCGTGCTGGGGGAGGCGAAGACGTCGGCGGCGCGCATCTGACCGAGGACGTCCTCGTAGTCGTCGAGGAAGCCGAGGAACTCCACGCGGTCGGCGTGGGTGAGTGCGTCGCGCTCGCGTTCGAGGCGGTCGCGCTCGGGGCCGTCGCCGACGACGCCGAGCGTGACGTCGCGGTCGTCGGCGACCGCGTCGAAGGCGTCGAGGAGGAGGTCGACGTTCTTGTGTTCGACGAGCCGGCCGGCGAAGAGCACGTCGTAGCCCCGGTCGGGCAGCGGGGCGTTCCGGATCTGTCCGACGTCGATACCGTTCGGGACGACGTCGATCCGTTCTCTGTCGGGACCGATGGCCGCGAGTCGGTCGGCGGTGATCTCGGAGATCGCGATCGGGTGCTGTGGCGTACGGGCGGTGAGGTGTTCGGTCAGTTTGCCGAACGGGGCGAGTGCGCCGAGGTACTCCTCCCAGTATTCGCCCCAGACCTCGTGCCAGGTCGTGACCAGCGGCGTGTCCGTCCGGAGGCTCGCGAGTTCGGTGGCGAGGACGGGGAAGTACGGAAAGACGCTGGCGACGACGACGTCGTGTTCGTCTTCTCGGAGCCGGCGGCGGAGCGGCGGGACAGCTCGGACGGCGAAGTCGAGGGCCTCCGTGATGGAGCGGCGCTCGCCGGCGTAGAGTTCGGCCTCGGGGGCGACGGCACGGAGGGTGATGCCCTCGTGGGTGATCTCTTCGGGGCCGTCCCAGAAGTGGCGGCCGTAGATCGTGACGTCGTGGCCCCTGTTCGTGAGTCGGGTGCCGATCTCGTGGATGCGCTTTTCCGCACCGCCGGTCACCCAAGGATAGACGACGTTGCTCACGAAGGCCACGCGCATTGTTTTGAGTGGTAATGGACAGCGACAATGGTCTTTCGATGTGTCGTCGGACTGTAGATCGGCGTCTGCTCGCCGGCCTCGGAACGGAGCCGGCATCGAACGCGCCGATTCGAGAGTGGTCGACCGAGGGATGTCGCCTCCTGGTACGCGCGGCACTGCGCTGACCCGTCGGGGAGCGGGTCACCACGACAGGTACGCGTGAAGGATCGTAATCAGGACGATCGCGAGGAACAACCCGCCGAGTAAGAGCATCGCGACCATCGCCTCCGCGGGGGTGAGCGGTCGCATATCACGCACACAGCCGTGCACGACGGAACCATCCACCCGAACGGGCTAAGTTAGAGACATTTTACCCTGGTCCGCGTCGCCGGGGGTCGGTCCACACGGGCCGGTAGGCGGTCGCTATCCCGCGGGAGTCGCCGGCGGAGTCCGCGCGCCGCCTGCTCACAGATAGCGAAACACAAGCCCGCGACCCCAGTCGCGAGAGATGCACTCGGCCTCTGTTTCGCTCGGCGTCGCTGCGAACGCCTCGTACAGTTCCACG is drawn from Halobellus limi and contains these coding sequences:
- a CDS encoding LURP-one-related/scramblase family protein; its protein translation is MSQFPGSDASSPYDISTVDLTDDRYEVKQSMIRNKYVVRDGAGDVVLRGKQKLFKMKEEFPFVTGDGAEAFTVKAGGILDVAGNYAITDAGTGEEVVVLDEDFSLFVENWTIRDPETGEALATIRSKNKLLSALRHLVSVANLVPNKYEIFDAAGDHVGDIEGQFSLRDTYTVSIDDASNVPKEAVIAAACILDALENQ
- a CDS encoding DUF7504 family protein — translated: MAPHNADRDSDVRIVERPVITSATDPVFSPPSSLEPDTHVLHLDCVFSPQARLQHWSETDVDRLAEVAIVHTGYAVDDATAVEAAGESLGIPTRFTYVGNPGDLSQIGLELVKFCDRTPTDDPTIVYVDSVSLLLQYSSVDAVVSFLERCLELFEQHDVSARLFLTPAVHDPETVERLRSVVPE
- a CDS encoding HalOD1 output domain-containing protein, with amino-acid sequence MSIDLLRRQPFPSEYHLLLFTGLNAAAAGGYLLYSPEPVLWDLLVVLVPLGVSLGLGLFTLRLRRRQLETDQVNRIVKWGWVGTVAAAAIAGWMIALHHVNSAPIGGVIDQTLILISVGIGAGVFVGRTRARTHPAPSPSRRRSAGGRRPVPDRDRVLAENSWVTQPGDDPILETVVQTLADADGVDPLELEPIHTHIDPDLFARLLQQEDSEWQLLFYTDEYAVQISSVGTVTVYEREL
- a CDS encoding NAD(P)/FAD-dependent oxidoreductase; protein product: MVDVAVVGGGPAGLSAALYAAKNDLETVVFDTDESWMHKAHLFNYPAVRSISGDEFLTVTRGQARDRGATLVEEAVTDVEETDDGFDVSTADDEYTASYVVLATGGDRSLAEGLGCDFTDEDVVDVNLDMETSVEDVYATGAMGRAEKWQAVIAAGDGAAAVLDVLSKEKGEYYHDFDMPSDVPEL
- a CDS encoding pirin family protein; translation: MSPNESNAAGRVRTGQRVRHGTGVHSNRAFPTDAYPSNLDPFVLFERFYIDPDQGFPMHPHRGFEIVSYMIDGGMEHEDSLGVANTAEAGEAMRITAGAGIRHSEFPAGGAACTGLQLWVNLPRAAKDVDPDYEDASAAELPTERVDGATVTTVVGEGSPIALRTSMEYLDVTVDGDWTWTRPEGWSGFLYGVSGSGTVAVGSEGAGAGFDSAEPLGEGDVLAITDDAPVELRGDGGGDSRGDAAGGSRGDGGDDPRGDDADDWRVVAVAGQPHGEPIRQRGPFVL
- a CDS encoding glycosyltransferase family 4 protein, yielding MRVAFVSNVVYPWVTGGAEKRIHEIGTRLTNRGHDVTIYGRHFWDGPEEITHEGITLRAVAPEAELYAGERRSITEALDFAVRAVPPLRRRLREDEHDVVVASVFPYFPVLATELASLRTDTPLVTTWHEVWGEYWEEYLGALAPFGKLTEHLTARTPQHPIAISEITADRLAAIGPDRERIDVVPNGIDVGQIRNAPLPDRGYDVLFAGRLVEHKNVDLLLDAFDAVADDRDVTLGVVGDGPERDRLERERDALTHADRVEFLGFLDDYEDVLGQMRAADVFASPSTREGFGLTFAEAMAADCTVIAADHPDSAADEVVGDAGFLVDPTVESLTETLDAALGGRRPPTDPLNRAQQYDWDAVADRAERAYQRAVAGSW